Proteins encoded in a region of the Vicia villosa cultivar HV-30 ecotype Madison, WI linkage group LG5, Vvil1.0, whole genome shotgun sequence genome:
- the LOC131601112 gene encoding phosphatidyl-N-methylethanolamine N-methyltransferase-like, translated as MGIVVAIAVLSPFPFYYYLWNWPQSWVDLCGKGRDPSKIMAYVSHLLKLIQFIALFSVSSFHWPAFYFWPLFAFGQFLNFRVYQLLGEAGTYYGVRFGKTIPWVTEFPFGVISDPQYVGSILSLVACLSWVPYQYILLWVLGYVFMIRVESKEDQSTRAKPLN; from the exons ATGGGTATTGTTGTGGCCATTGCAGTGTTATCACCATTTCCATTCTACTATTATCTCTGGAATTGGCCTCAATCATGGGTAGACCTATGCGGTAAAGGAAGAGACCCTTCAAAGATCATGGCTTACGTTTCTCATCTCTTGAAGCTGATTCAGTTCATTGCTCTTTTCTCTGTCTCTTCTTTTCATTGGCCTGCTTTTTACTTCTGGCCCCTTTTTGCATTTGGACAGTTTCTTAACTTCAG GGTTTATCAGCTGCTTGGTGAAGCCGGGACATACTATGGCGTACGCTTTGGAAAAACGATTCCGTGGGTAACCGAATTCCCTTTCGGGGTCATCAGTGATCCTCAATATGTTGGCAGCATATTGAGTCTTGTTGCATGTCTTTCATGGGTTCCTTATCAGTACATTCTCCTTTGGGTTTTAGGATACGTGTTTATGATTCGCGTTGAATCGAAGGAAGATCAATCTACTCGTGCGAAGCCACTCAATTGA